A window of the Natronospira proteinivora genome harbors these coding sequences:
- a CDS encoding ArsR/SmtB family transcription factor, whose product MPETCCHPANLDLTPEARDEQLAAMARALGNPARVRLLRYIASQDECISGELVDYIGLAQSTVSEHLRILKEAGLVVAEPRPPRTCFKANRDALDRFRDLLNAL is encoded by the coding sequence ATGCCCGAGACCTGTTGCCATCCAGCCAATCTGGATCTGACCCCCGAGGCCCGCGACGAGCAACTCGCCGCCATGGCCCGTGCGCTGGGCAATCCGGCCCGGGTGCGCCTGTTGCGGTATATCGCGAGCCAGGACGAATGCATCAGCGGGGAACTGGTGGATTACATCGGCCTGGCCCAGTCCACCGTCTCCGAGCATTTGCGCATCCTCAAGGAAGCCGGGCTTGTAGTGGCCGAGCCCCGCCCGCCCCGGACCTGCTTCAAGGCCAACCGGGACGCCCTGGATCGCTTCCGGGATTTGCTGAACGCCCTGTAA
- a CDS encoding porin family protein — MKNVVSSRIVCFALLVSLAIASPSIAMGSSIDHGTSYGGVHFSQLAYDEDGVSNDANPTLLTGRLGHFFANQVAIEGRLGLGLSDDTVRIDDFGLAVDVDMELDRLFGVYAVGHFPLGQSASIYGLFGFTDAKATFSTNGFSDSDTDSGFSYGFGVDIYSSDQFGLNIEYTQYLDESGYDLSALSLGVKFIY; from the coding sequence ATGAAGAATGTTGTCTCTTCTCGGATAGTATGTTTTGCGCTGTTGGTTTCGCTAGCTATTGCTTCGCCATCTATTGCTATGGGTAGCTCCATAGACCATGGGACGTCGTATGGAGGAGTGCACTTTTCCCAGCTGGCTTACGATGAGGATGGTGTCTCGAACGATGCTAATCCTACGTTGCTTACAGGACGTCTCGGGCACTTTTTTGCAAATCAGGTTGCTATTGAAGGGCGGCTCGGCTTAGGACTTTCTGATGACACGGTTCGTATTGATGATTTTGGCCTTGCCGTGGACGTTGATATGGAGCTTGATCGCCTGTTTGGTGTCTATGCTGTCGGGCATTTTCCGTTAGGACAATCCGCATCCATTTATGGCTTATTCGGTTTCACAGACGCCAAAGCGACATTTTCGACCAATGGCTTTTCGGATTCTGATACTGACAGCGGGTTTTCCTACGGCTTCGGTGTGGATATTTATTCATCAGACCAATTTGGTTTGAATATTGAGTACACACAGTATTTAGATGAGAGCGGCTATGATCTATCTGCTCTGAGCTTAGGGGTGAAGTTCATATATTAG
- a CDS encoding lysophospholipid acyltransferase family protein, with protein MFDGLRFVLFHIGVALMTPFFALLVLALWFMPYGLREDVARLWCCCVLFWLWLTLGIRHRVIGLENLPKTPAVILSNHQSAWETVAFRTIFPQRLSWVIKRSLFRIPFYGWALRALEEIGIDRKANRRALKMVEKQGKAHLAQGRSLVLFPEGVRNPVGELGRFAGGGARLACAADAPVVPVAVDSGRFWPVKGWRKQAGTITVRIGPPVDSRGRHSEEVNQLARNWIAQAIDGVP; from the coding sequence ATGTTCGATGGGCTGCGTTTTGTGCTGTTCCACATCGGGGTGGCGCTGATGACGCCCTTTTTTGCACTGTTGGTGCTGGCCTTGTGGTTCATGCCATATGGCCTGCGGGAGGATGTGGCCCGCCTCTGGTGTTGTTGTGTTTTATTCTGGCTATGGTTGACTTTGGGTATCCGCCACCGGGTCATCGGTCTTGAGAATCTCCCGAAAACACCGGCCGTGATCCTCTCCAACCACCAGTCCGCCTGGGAAACCGTTGCCTTTCGAACGATTTTCCCTCAGCGCCTGTCCTGGGTTATCAAGCGATCCCTGTTCCGGATTCCTTTCTATGGTTGGGCGCTGCGGGCACTGGAGGAAATCGGTATTGACCGCAAGGCCAACCGTCGTGCCTTGAAGATGGTGGAAAAGCAGGGCAAGGCGCATCTGGCTCAGGGCCGCTCTCTTGTCCTCTTCCCCGAAGGCGTTCGTAATCCCGTTGGCGAGCTGGGTCGGTTTGCGGGCGGGGGTGCGCGCCTGGCTTGCGCGGCCGATGCCCCGGTGGTTCCTGTCGCAGTGGATTCCGGGCGTTTCTGGCCGGTCAAAGGCTGGCGCAAGCAGGCTGGCACCATCACGGTCCGTATCGGCCCGCCGGTGGATAGCCGTGGCCGCCATTCGGAAGAAGTGAATCAATTGGCCAGAAACTGGATTGCTCAGGCCATCGATGGTGTTCCCTAA
- a CDS encoding methyltransferase, translating to MPSPLHEERLQTILSQLRCDGVRSVQDLGCGTGELLMRLREEPRFEKVVGIDIDEKALQAARRTLGLDPLDQSARVRVHRASFEETDRRLKGFDAAVMLETIEHIEPGRLSRVEGAVFGHARPHLVLVTTPNAEYNPVHGMAPGEKRHPGHYFEWDRAKFRHWAYGVAERQGYQVRFFDIGPVYPGLGSSTQMARFQLAEAQLGQSA from the coding sequence ATGCCCTCTCCCCTGCACGAAGAACGCCTGCAAACCATCCTCTCCCAACTGCGCTGCGACGGTGTGCGCTCGGTCCAGGACCTGGGCTGTGGCACGGGGGAGTTGCTGATGCGGCTGCGGGAAGAGCCCCGCTTTGAAAAGGTGGTGGGCATCGATATCGATGAAAAGGCGTTGCAGGCCGCGCGCCGGACCTTGGGGTTGGATCCGCTGGACCAGAGTGCTCGCGTCCGGGTTCATCGGGCGTCCTTTGAGGAGACTGACCGGCGGCTGAAGGGGTTTGACGCCGCGGTCATGCTCGAGACCATCGAGCACATCGAACCTGGCCGTCTGTCCCGCGTGGAGGGGGCAGTTTTCGGCCATGCGCGACCGCATCTGGTGTTGGTGACCACGCCCAATGCCGAGTACAACCCCGTCCATGGCATGGCTCCCGGCGAGAAACGCCACCCCGGTCATTATTTTGAATGGGATCGGGCGAAGTTTCGGCACTGGGCGTATGGTGTGGCCGAGCGCCAGGGCTATCAGGTGCGTTTTTTTGACATTGGGCCCGTCTATCCCGGGCTTGGGAGTTCCACCCAGATGGCTCGCTTTCAGCTCGCCGAGGCGCAGCTCGGCCAATCGGCCTGA
- a CDS encoding universal stress protein: MKHIFACIDGSPSSEAVCDAGAWVSQRVGRKLILLHVLDKKVFPTRTDLSGNLGVDTRDHLLDELAELDARRSKLALEAGKRQLQVAVARVKTKGVDSPETLQRHGHFVESLAELQEDTRLLVLGRQGEAHDSGEGIGSNLENVIRTLSCRILITPPDFIPPKKVLLAYDASPTAKKVLYIVSRSPLFKGIPIHLLIVGESSEEKQRLLDEAREQLEKEGHAGVITALKPGEVEETMLGYLADEELDMIIMGAYGHSRIRQFLVGSTTTNLLRKSPVPILLMRQ; this comes from the coding sequence ATGAAACATATCTTTGCCTGTATCGATGGCTCACCGTCATCCGAAGCGGTCTGTGATGCCGGCGCCTGGGTCAGCCAGCGTGTTGGTCGTAAACTGATCTTGCTGCATGTACTGGATAAAAAGGTCTTCCCCACCCGGACGGATTTGAGCGGCAACCTAGGCGTGGACACTCGTGACCATCTTCTTGACGAGCTGGCCGAATTGGATGCCCGACGCAGCAAGTTGGCCCTGGAAGCGGGGAAAAGGCAGTTACAGGTGGCCGTGGCTCGCGTCAAAACAAAGGGCGTGGACTCCCCGGAAACCCTCCAGCGCCATGGTCACTTCGTGGAATCCCTGGCTGAGCTCCAGGAAGATACCCGCCTGCTGGTACTTGGTCGCCAGGGCGAAGCGCATGACAGTGGTGAGGGAATCGGCAGCAATCTGGAAAACGTGATCCGCACCCTGAGTTGCCGGATACTGATCACCCCACCCGATTTCATACCGCCCAAAAAAGTACTGCTGGCCTATGACGCCAGCCCCACCGCCAAGAAGGTACTTTACATCGTCTCTCGCAGCCCACTGTTCAAGGGCATCCCCATCCACTTGCTGATAGTGGGTGAGAGTAGCGAAGAGAAACAGCGCCTGCTGGACGAGGCCAGGGAACAGCTGGAAAAAGAAGGCCACGCCGGTGTGATAACTGCTTTAAAGCCCGGTGAAGTAGAGGAAACCATGCTGGGCTATCTGGCTGATGAAGAGTTGGACATGATCATCATGGGTGCCTATGGCCACTCGCGCATTCGCCAGTTCCTGGTGGGCAGTACGACGACAAATCTCCTGCGCAAGAGTCCAGTACCGATCCTGTTGATGCGGCAATAA
- a CDS encoding SulP family inorganic anion transporter, producing the protein MIQSIRQNWFSNIRGDFLAGTVVALALIPEAIAFSIIAGVDPKVGLYASFCIAAVIAFTGGRSGMISAATGAMALLMVTLVRDHGLEYLLAATVLTGLMQITAGYLKLGSLMRFVSRSVVTGFVNALAILIFMAQLPELTNVTWPVYALTLAGLGIIYLFPYIPYIGKLLPSPLICIVAITAIAMYWGVDIRTVGDMGDLPDTLPVFLWPDVPLNLETLMIILPYAIMLTVVGLLESMMTATIVDDLTDTKSDKNRECKGQGVANTVSGFFGGMAGCGMIGQSIINIKSGGRTRLSSLFAAVILLLLVVFLSDWLSIIPMAALVAVMIMVAIGTFSWGSIIHLKKHPMSSNIVMVTTVVVVVATHNLAYGVFVGVLLAAMFFANKVGHYMHVRSSMNEDGSQRIYKVVGQVFFASSAQFTESFDFKEAVEKVVIDLTSAHFWDITAVESLDRVIIKLRRDGAEVEVVGMNEASRTLVDRFGVHDDPKEVEKLMGGH; encoded by the coding sequence ATGATCCAGTCCATCAGGCAGAACTGGTTTTCCAATATCCGTGGCGATTTCCTCGCCGGTACCGTCGTTGCCCTGGCCTTGATTCCCGAAGCCATTGCCTTCTCTATCATTGCTGGTGTAGATCCCAAAGTCGGGCTTTATGCCTCATTCTGTATCGCCGCCGTTATTGCTTTCACCGGCGGCCGGTCCGGCATGATTTCAGCAGCCACCGGGGCCATGGCCCTGTTGATGGTGACTCTTGTTCGTGACCACGGCCTGGAATACCTGCTGGCAGCCACGGTCTTAACAGGCCTGATGCAGATTACGGCCGGGTACCTGAAACTGGGCAGTCTGATGCGATTTGTGTCCCGCTCGGTGGTGACTGGATTTGTGAATGCGCTGGCAATCCTGATTTTCATGGCCCAACTGCCAGAGCTAACCAATGTGACCTGGCCTGTTTATGCCCTGACACTGGCTGGCCTCGGCATCATCTACCTCTTCCCCTATATACCGTACATCGGGAAACTTCTGCCCTCACCATTGATCTGCATTGTTGCCATTACCGCCATAGCTATGTACTGGGGCGTGGATATCCGCACCGTCGGTGACATGGGAGACCTGCCGGATACCTTGCCCGTTTTTCTCTGGCCGGATGTTCCCCTGAACCTGGAAACCCTGATGATCATCCTGCCCTATGCCATCATGCTGACAGTAGTGGGCCTGCTGGAGTCCATGATGACCGCAACCATTGTGGATGATCTAACCGATACCAAGAGCGACAAGAACCGGGAATGCAAGGGTCAGGGCGTGGCCAATACGGTCTCCGGTTTCTTCGGTGGCATGGCCGGCTGTGGCATGATTGGTCAGTCCATTATCAATATCAAATCAGGTGGTCGGACCCGGCTGTCCTCTCTATTCGCTGCCGTTATTCTATTGTTACTTGTAGTCTTTCTCAGCGACTGGCTATCCATCATCCCCATGGCCGCTCTGGTGGCGGTGATGATCATGGTCGCCATCGGCACCTTCAGTTGGGGCTCGATCATCCATCTGAAAAAGCACCCCATGTCCAGCAATATTGTCATGGTCACCACCGTGGTTGTGGTGGTCGCCACCCACAATCTGGCCTACGGGGTCTTTGTCGGGGTATTGCTGGCAGCCATGTTCTTTGCCAACAAGGTCGGGCACTATATGCATGTCCGCAGCTCCATGAATGAAGACGGCAGCCAGCGTATCTACAAAGTTGTGGGCCAGGTATTTTTCGCCTCATCAGCCCAATTCACGGAATCCTTCGACTTCAAGGAGGCCGTGGAAAAGGTAGTCATCGACCTCACTTCCGCCCATTTCTGGGACATTACGGCGGTGGAGTCCCTGGACCGAGTCATTATCAAACTGCGTCGTGATGGCGCAGAAGTGGAAGTGGTGGGCATGAACGAAGCAAGCAGAACACTCGTCGATCGCTTTGGGGTGCACGATGATCCCAAGGAAGTGGAAAAACTCATGGGAGGCCACTGA